A stretch of Sphingomonas sp. JUb134 DNA encodes these proteins:
- a CDS encoding AmpG family muropeptide MFS transporter, producing the protein MVEVAGERNGGRRRVAAMAPYVRPKPLVAFLLGIASGFPLTLLLGTMGFWLAKVGIDKKTIGFAIGLTTPYTLKFLWAPLIDRLRLPVLTRLVGQRRAWLFFVQALLFVSVWMLGASQPELHLGLFAFWAIVTAFLSATQDIVIDAYRIEILSDEELPFGTANNQFGYRIGNLIAGVGTIAIASPEGWGLGWALGYGLTAFCVVPAMLGALYAGPGRHDATVAREGSHGQWLRDTVVGPFREFLRRRGAVLILLFVLIYKLGDAMGQAMLNPMIVELGFSDTEFIAINKVVGFWGLIVGTALAAPFMAWLGMGRALIASGVLMMLSNLTFAILAMHGHSVTWLTIAVATEQVTSGIGLTVFVTYLSGLSNLAYTATQFALLSSFAAVGRTWLAAPAGIAADALGWVGFWLLTMVVALPGLLLLGLLWRRGFVVQNVRQPGTEKVPDEAPAAA; encoded by the coding sequence ATGGTTGAGGTCGCCGGCGAGCGCAACGGGGGCAGGCGCCGCGTGGCAGCGATGGCGCCCTATGTGCGGCCAAAGCCGCTGGTCGCCTTCCTGCTCGGCATCGCCAGCGGCTTCCCGCTCACGCTGCTGCTCGGCACCATGGGCTTCTGGCTGGCCAAGGTCGGCATCGACAAGAAGACGATCGGCTTCGCGATCGGCCTCACCACGCCCTACACGCTCAAGTTCCTGTGGGCGCCGCTGATCGATCGGCTGCGCCTGCCGGTGCTCACGCGGCTGGTCGGGCAGCGCCGGGCCTGGCTGTTCTTCGTCCAGGCGCTCCTGTTCGTGTCGGTGTGGATGCTCGGGGCCAGCCAGCCGGAACTGCATCTGGGGCTCTTCGCCTTCTGGGCGATCGTGACGGCCTTCCTGTCCGCGACACAGGACATCGTCATCGACGCGTATCGCATCGAGATCCTTTCCGACGAGGAGCTGCCCTTCGGCACCGCCAACAACCAGTTCGGCTATCGCATCGGCAACCTCATCGCCGGCGTCGGCACCATCGCCATCGCCTCGCCGGAGGGGTGGGGCCTCGGCTGGGCGCTGGGCTATGGCCTCACCGCCTTCTGCGTCGTGCCGGCGATGCTGGGCGCCTTGTATGCAGGACCCGGCCGCCACGATGCCACTGTCGCGCGCGAAGGATCGCACGGCCAGTGGCTGCGCGACACCGTCGTCGGGCCTTTCCGCGAGTTCCTGCGCCGACGCGGCGCGGTGCTGATCCTGCTGTTCGTGCTGATCTACAAGCTCGGCGACGCCATGGGGCAGGCGATGCTCAACCCGATGATCGTCGAGCTCGGCTTCTCCGACACCGAGTTCATCGCCATCAACAAGGTGGTCGGCTTCTGGGGCCTGATCGTCGGCACCGCGCTCGCCGCGCCGTTCATGGCCTGGCTCGGCATGGGACGGGCGCTGATCGCCTCGGGCGTGCTGATGATGCTGAGCAACCTGACCTTCGCGATCCTCGCCATGCACGGCCATTCCGTGACCTGGCTGACGATCGCGGTGGCCACCGAGCAGGTGACGAGCGGCATCGGTCTCACCGTGTTCGTGACCTATCTCTCGGGTCTCTCGAACCTCGCCTACACCGCCACCCAGTTCGCGCTCCTGTCCTCCTTCGCCGCGGTCGGGCGGACGTGGCTCGCCGCACCCGCCGGAATCGCTGCCGACGCGCTCGGCTGGGTCGGCTTCTGGTTGCTGACGATGGTGGTGGCGCTGCCGGGGCTACTGCTGCTGGGCCTGTTGTGGCGGCGCGGCTTCGTCGTCCAGAACGTCCGCCAGCCCGGCACCGAGAAGGTGCCGGACGAGGCACCCGCCGCCGCCTAG
- a CDS encoding response regulator → MLFGKKKRRIQRILVVEDEPLVAFDAEHLLADSGFEIVATTDLVSEGLAAVNSDAPIDLVLVDVSLSDGSGIDVARAARQRGIPVMFVTGACPEGARELAVGCLAKPYPQRDLLAAIEALETLLDGKTPRKLPTSFSLFAKLA, encoded by the coding sequence ATGTTGTTTGGCAAGAAGAAGCGGCGGATCCAGCGCATCCTGGTGGTGGAGGATGAGCCGTTGGTCGCATTCGACGCCGAACATCTTCTGGCGGATTCGGGATTCGAGATCGTCGCCACTACCGATCTGGTGAGCGAAGGCCTCGCCGCGGTGAACAGTGATGCCCCGATCGACCTGGTGCTGGTGGACGTGTCGCTGAGCGACGGCAGCGGCATCGATGTCGCGCGCGCGGCCCGCCAGCGCGGCATCCCCGTGATGTTCGTGACGGGCGCCTGCCCGGAGGGGGCGCGCGAACTCGCGGTCGGCTGCCTTGCCAAGCCCTATCCCCAGCGCGACCTCCTCGCCGCGATCGAGGCGCTGGAAACGCTGCTGGACGGCAAGACCCCGCGCAAGCTGCCGACCAGTTTCAGCCTCTTCGCGAAGCTCGCTTGA
- a CDS encoding pseudouridine synthase → MSTSKTNEPQRIAKLLARAGVASRRDVERLIEARRVALDGVPIETPATLLTSLRGITVDGEPVQAAAPTRLFRYHKPAGVLTAARDPHGRQTIYDRMPGDLPRLMPVGRLDLNTEGLLLLTTDGELKRQLELPATGVERTYRARAYGDVSQAQLEELMLGVEIEGVRYGPINANMERRTGTNVWIEMTLTEGKNREVRRVLEYLGLQVSRLIRTRYGPFYLEDMPIASVDEIRQHDLVAFRKTLKDRPTSKPAPEGADPAALKQWRREPSRDRTAPRPRPSPVPYGERVAREVQPHPQAFRRSRPADEDTGEAPRGSGFGKRTAERGPRRKDGLAGRRDEAGAPRSPRGQRAAAFADRTGRKPAAERAERPAEAGRGDKPRRTLSAAFGGERPAREDRRPPRGERPERTERPQRGERPQRADGPRSAFGKRRSGDYGAAAPRGDAPRGPRGEGPRTARPEGARPPRGDGPRSGYGAGAPRGDGPRAPRGEGPRSPRGDAPRSPRGDASRPPRGDGPARPPRGGRPGGPPKGRR, encoded by the coding sequence GTGTCGACGTCCAAGACCAATGAACCGCAGCGAATCGCAAAGCTGCTCGCCCGCGCCGGGGTTGCCTCGCGCCGCGACGTCGAACGGCTGATCGAGGCGCGCCGCGTCGCGCTCGACGGCGTGCCGATCGAGACGCCTGCGACGCTGCTCACCTCGCTGCGCGGCATCACCGTGGATGGCGAGCCGGTGCAGGCCGCCGCCCCGACCCGGCTATTCCGCTATCACAAACCCGCGGGCGTGCTGACCGCCGCGCGCGACCCGCACGGCCGCCAGACGATCTATGACCGCATGCCCGGCGACCTGCCGCGGCTGATGCCGGTCGGCCGGCTCGACCTCAACACCGAGGGGCTGCTGCTGCTGACCACCGACGGCGAGTTGAAGCGCCAGCTGGAACTGCCGGCCACCGGTGTCGAGCGCACCTATCGCGCGCGTGCCTATGGCGACGTGAGCCAGGCGCAGCTGGAAGAGCTGATGCTGGGCGTCGAGATCGAGGGCGTCCGCTACGGCCCGATCAACGCCAACATGGAGCGGCGGACCGGCACCAACGTCTGGATCGAAATGACCCTGACCGAGGGCAAGAACCGCGAAGTGCGGCGCGTGCTCGAGTATCTGGGCCTCCAGGTCTCGCGCCTGATCCGCACCCGATATGGCCCGTTCTATCTGGAGGACATGCCGATCGCGTCGGTGGACGAGATCCGCCAGCACGACCTGGTCGCATTCCGCAAGACGCTGAAGGACCGGCCCACCAGCAAGCCCGCGCCCGAGGGCGCCGATCCGGCGGCGCTGAAACAGTGGCGCCGCGAGCCGTCGCGCGATCGCACGGCGCCGCGACCGCGTCCTTCGCCGGTACCCTATGGCGAGCGGGTCGCGCGCGAGGTGCAGCCGCACCCGCAGGCGTTCCGCCGCAGCCGACCGGCGGACGAAGACACGGGCGAGGCGCCGCGCGGGAGTGGCTTCGGCAAGCGCACCGCCGAACGCGGCCCGCGTCGCAAGGACGGTCTCGCCGGCCGCCGCGACGAGGCGGGCGCACCGCGCAGCCCGCGGGGCCAGCGCGCAGCGGCCTTTGCCGACCGCACGGGCCGCAAGCCGGCCGCCGAGCGGGCGGAGCGCCCCGCCGAGGCGGGACGTGGCGACAAGCCCCGCCGTACGCTGTCGGCAGCCTTTGGTGGCGAACGTCCGGCGCGCGAGGATCGACGTCCGCCGCGTGGCGAACGCCCCGAGCGGACGGAGCGTCCCCAGCGAGGCGAGCGTCCGCAGCGCGCGGATGGACCGCGCAGTGCATTCGGGAAGCGGAGGTCCGGGGACTATGGCGCTGCCGCACCCCGCGGTGATGCCCCTCGCGGCCCCCGCGGCGAAGGTCCACGCACGGCCCGCCCCGAGGGGGCGCGGCCGCCGCGTGGCGACGGGCCGCGCTCTGGCTATGGCGCGGGTGCGCCGCGGGGCGATGGCCCGCGCGCTCCTCGCGGAGAGGGACCGCGTTCGCCGCGGGGTGACGCTCCACGCTCGCCGCGCGGTGACGCATCGCGTCCGCCGCGGGGTGATGGTCCCGCTCGTCCGCCGCGGGGCGGACGGCCCGGCGGTCCTCCGAAGGGTCGCCGCTGA
- the rsmD gene encoding 16S rRNA (guanine(966)-N(2))-methyltransferase RsmD has protein sequence MRIISGQWRGRPIAAPKGEATRPTADRTREALFSMLASRVGSFEGLAVADLFAGSGALGLEALSRGAASCLFVEQDRHALDALRANVEKLGARGAQVRAQSVLALGPTATPLDLVMMDPLYASGAGWVAADKLARLGWIGPATWVSVETGRTEDADAAGFVIDAERVYGKAKLTLLRRAEPATDPQD, from the coding sequence ATGCGCATCATTTCCGGCCAGTGGCGCGGGCGGCCGATCGCCGCACCCAAGGGTGAGGCGACGCGCCCGACCGCGGATCGCACGCGCGAGGCGCTGTTTTCCATGCTGGCGAGCCGGGTCGGCAGCTTCGAGGGGCTGGCGGTCGCGGACCTGTTCGCGGGCTCGGGCGCGCTCGGGCTCGAGGCGTTGTCGCGCGGCGCGGCGTCGTGCCTGTTCGTGGAACAGGACCGCCACGCGCTCGACGCGCTGCGCGCCAATGTCGAGAAGCTCGGCGCCCGGGGCGCGCAGGTGCGGGCGCAGTCGGTGCTGGCGCTGGGGCCGACCGCGACGCCGCTCGACCTGGTGATGATGGACCCGCTCTATGCGAGCGGGGCCGGCTGGGTGGCGGCCGACAAGCTCGCGCGGCTCGGCTGGATCGGACCGGCGACCTGGGTGAGCGTCGAAACCGGGCGCACCGAGGATGCCGATGCCGCCGGCTTTGTGATCGATGCCGAGCGCGTCTACGGCAAGGCCAAGCTCACTTTGCTGCGCCGCGCGGAACCAGCCACAGACCCCCAAGACTGA
- a CDS encoding MFS transporter has translation MPIPAAVLPAGGGPSSRRILLASLVGTSVEFYDFYIYATAAALVFPTLFFPAESESARLMLSYASLGLAFLARPLGAALFGHFGDRMGRKSTLVASLMLMGGSTLAIAFLPTYGQVGLLAPFLLCLLRFAQGLGLGGEWGGAALLAVENAPKGWAGRFGSVPQLGAPVGFLAANGLFLLLGLGLDEAAFRSWGWRLPFLASALLVGLGLWVRLKLTETAEFRAALEHEAPASVPLAELFRSHLRGTFAGTFGAVACFALYYIATAFALGHGTTRLGFPRETFLSMQLFAILFMAAGIALAGWWADRSTTGRVLAFGCGGVVIAGLLMQPLMGGGTVAAVTAWLAIALFAMGFVYGPLGAWLPGLFPPRVRYTGASMAFNVGGVIGGAVTPMAAEAFAQAGGLTPVGLYLAVAGLFSLGGLWLVPRGAAK, from the coding sequence ATGCCGATCCCGGCCGCCGTTTTGCCTGCCGGGGGCGGCCCGTCCAGCCGCCGCATCCTGCTTGCAAGCCTGGTGGGGACCTCCGTCGAATTCTACGATTTCTACATCTACGCAACTGCCGCGGCGCTGGTGTTCCCCACGCTGTTCTTCCCGGCCGAGTCGGAGTCGGCGCGACTGATGCTGAGCTACGCCAGCCTCGGCCTCGCGTTCCTCGCCCGCCCGCTCGGAGCAGCGTTGTTCGGCCATTTCGGCGACCGGATGGGCCGCAAGTCGACGCTGGTCGCGTCGCTGATGCTGATGGGCGGCTCGACCCTCGCGATCGCGTTTCTGCCCACCTATGGCCAGGTCGGCCTGCTCGCGCCGTTCCTGCTGTGCCTGCTGCGCTTCGCCCAGGGGCTCGGCCTCGGCGGCGAGTGGGGCGGGGCGGCGCTGCTGGCGGTGGAGAATGCGCCCAAGGGCTGGGCCGGCCGCTTCGGATCAGTGCCGCAGCTGGGCGCACCGGTCGGGTTCCTCGCCGCCAACGGCCTGTTCCTGCTGCTCGGGCTCGGCCTCGACGAGGCGGCCTTCCGCAGCTGGGGCTGGCGGCTGCCGTTCCTCGCCAGCGCGCTGCTGGTCGGTCTCGGCCTGTGGGTGCGCCTGAAGCTCACCGAGACCGCCGAGTTCCGCGCCGCCCTGGAACACGAGGCACCCGCCTCCGTGCCGCTCGCCGAACTCTTCCGCAGTCACCTGCGCGGGACGTTCGCCGGCACCTTCGGGGCGGTCGCCTGCTTCGCGCTCTACTATATCGCCACCGCGTTCGCGCTCGGCCACGGCACCACCCGCCTTGGCTTCCCGCGCGAGACCTTCCTCTCGATGCAGCTGTTCGCGATCCTGTTCATGGCCGCCGGCATTGCGCTCGCCGGCTGGTGGGCGGATCGCAGCACCACCGGTCGCGTGCTCGCCTTCGGCTGCGGCGGCGTGGTGATCGCCGGCCTGCTAATGCAGCCGCTGATGGGCGGCGGCACCGTCGCGGCGGTGACGGCGTGGCTGGCGATCGCGCTGTTCGCGATGGGCTTCGTCTATGGGCCGCTCGGCGCCTGGCTGCCGGGCCTGTTCCCGCCGCGCGTGCGCTACACCGGCGCGTCGATGGCGTTCAACGTCGGCGGCGTGATCGGCGGCGCGGTCACGCCCATGGCGGCCGAGGCCTTCGCCCAGGCGGGCGGGCTCACCCCGGTGGGGCTTTACCTCGCCGTCGCCGGACTGTTCAGTCTTGGGGGTCTGTGGCTGGTTCCGCGCGGCGCAGCAAAGTGA
- a CDS encoding ATP-dependent helicase translates to MTVPQTPPSPQDPPYLRGLNDPQREAVLTSEGPVLVLAGAGTGKTAALTARLAHLLYTRKAWPSEILSVTFTNKAAREMRERVGRLVGDAVEGMPWLGTFHAIGAKMLRRHAELVGLQSNFTILDTDDQLRLMKQLIVAANLDEKRFPARQLAGVIDSWKNKGMTPADVDAGESERFANGRGGELYQQYQDRLKAVNACDFGDLLLHVLTILRTHRDVLEQYQQRFRYIMVDEYQDTNSVQYLWLRLLAQERKNICCVGDDDQSIYSWRGAQVENILRFERDFPGAKVIRLEQNYRSTPHILGAAGGVIANNSGRLGKQLWTELDAGEKVRVIGVWDGPEEARRVGEEMEACRRAGKSYDEMAILVRAQHQTREFEDRFIAIGLPYRIVGGQRFYERMEIRDAIAYLRVVNQPADDLAFERIVNVPKRGLGDKAVATVHRYARATGSPLMTAAARILDTDELTGAARKSLGRLVGDIARWRDMARDLPHPELARQLLDESGYTAMWQAEKSAEAAGRLENLNELVRAMEEYDSLGAFLEHVSLVMDNEGATQEPQVTIMTIHAAKGLEFDTVFLAGWEEGLFPSQRSLDEGGLASLEEERRLAYVAITRARRLAVILHAANRRIYGQWTSSLPSRFVGELPAEHIDAETTMAGGESLWRANWSERADPFADVSRGTGRGPGWQRAASSGSTFTRDAPRVIESRASAVSLGNKGRSDVSVGLRVFHQKFGYGTIAAIEGNKLEIDFETGGRKRVLDSFVTIG, encoded by the coding sequence ATGACCGTGCCGCAGACGCCCCCCTCGCCCCAGGACCCGCCGTATCTGCGGGGCCTCAACGACCCGCAGCGCGAGGCGGTGCTGACGAGCGAAGGTCCGGTGCTGGTGCTGGCCGGCGCGGGCACGGGCAAGACCGCGGCGCTGACGGCGCGGCTGGCGCACCTCCTCTATACGCGCAAGGCATGGCCGTCGGAGATCCTGTCGGTCACCTTCACCAACAAGGCCGCGCGCGAGATGCGCGAGCGCGTCGGGCGGCTGGTCGGCGATGCGGTGGAGGGCATGCCGTGGCTCGGGACCTTCCACGCGATCGGCGCGAAGATGCTGCGCCGCCATGCCGAGCTGGTGGGGCTGCAGTCGAACTTCACCATTCTCGACACCGACGACCAGCTGCGGCTGATGAAGCAGCTGATCGTGGCGGCGAACCTCGACGAGAAGCGGTTTCCCGCGCGCCAGCTCGCCGGCGTGATCGACAGCTGGAAGAACAAGGGGATGACCCCCGCCGACGTCGACGCGGGCGAGAGCGAGCGTTTCGCCAACGGTCGCGGCGGCGAGCTGTACCAGCAGTATCAGGACCGCCTGAAAGCGGTGAACGCCTGCGACTTCGGCGACCTGCTGCTGCACGTGCTGACCATCCTGCGCACCCATCGCGACGTGTTGGAGCAGTATCAGCAGCGCTTCCGCTACATCATGGTGGACGAGTACCAGGACACCAACTCGGTTCAGTATCTGTGGCTGCGGCTGCTGGCGCAGGAGCGCAAGAATATCTGCTGCGTCGGCGACGACGACCAGTCGATCTATTCCTGGCGCGGCGCGCAGGTGGAGAACATCCTGCGCTTCGAACGCGACTTCCCGGGTGCTAAGGTGATCCGGCTGGAGCAGAATTACCGCTCCACCCCGCACATCCTGGGCGCGGCCGGCGGCGTCATCGCCAACAACAGCGGCCGGCTGGGCAAGCAGCTGTGGACCGAGCTCGACGCGGGCGAGAAGGTGCGCGTGATCGGCGTCTGGGATGGCCCCGAGGAAGCGCGCCGCGTCGGCGAGGAGATGGAGGCGTGCCGCCGCGCGGGCAAATCCTATGACGAGATGGCGATCCTGGTTCGCGCCCAGCACCAGACCCGCGAGTTCGAAGACCGCTTCATCGCGATCGGCCTTCCCTATCGTATCGTCGGGGGCCAGCGCTTCTACGAGCGGATGGAGATCCGCGACGCCATCGCCTACCTGCGCGTCGTCAACCAGCCGGCCGACGACCTGGCGTTCGAGCGCATCGTCAACGTTCCCAAGCGCGGGCTGGGCGACAAGGCGGTAGCGACGGTGCACCGCTATGCGCGCGCGACCGGCAGCCCGCTGATGACGGCGGCGGCGCGCATCCTCGATACCGACGAGTTGACCGGCGCGGCGCGCAAGTCGCTCGGCCGCTTGGTCGGCGACATCGCCCGCTGGCGCGACATGGCGCGCGACCTGCCCCACCCCGAGCTCGCCCGCCAGCTGCTCGACGAGAGCGGCTATACGGCGATGTGGCAGGCGGAGAAGTCGGCCGAGGCGGCCGGGCGGCTGGAGAACCTCAACGAACTCGTCCGCGCGATGGAGGAGTATGACAGCCTGGGCGCGTTCCTGGAGCATGTCAGCCTGGTGATGGACAATGAAGGCGCAACCCAGGAGCCGCAGGTCACCATCATGACGATCCACGCCGCCAAGGGGCTGGAGTTCGACACGGTGTTCCTGGCCGGTTGGGAGGAAGGACTGTTTCCCTCGCAGCGTTCGCTCGACGAGGGCGGGCTCGCCAGCCTGGAGGAGGAACGCCGCCTCGCTTATGTCGCGATCACCCGCGCGCGACGGTTGGCGGTGATCCTGCATGCCGCCAACCGCCGCATCTATGGCCAGTGGACCTCCTCGCTCCCCAGCCGCTTCGTCGGCGAATTGCCGGCCGAGCATATCGACGCCGAGACCACCATGGCGGGCGGCGAGAGCCTGTGGCGGGCCAACTGGTCCGAGCGGGCCGATCCGTTCGCGGACGTCAGCCGCGGCACCGGTCGCGGGCCGGGCTGGCAGCGGGCGGCGAGCAGCGGATCGACCTTCACCCGCGACGCTCCCCGTGTGATCGAAAGCCGCGCGAGTGCGGTGAGCCTGGGCAACAAGGGCCGCAGCGACGTGAGCGTCGGCCTGCGCGTGTTCCACCAGAAGTTCGGATACGGCACGATCGCCGCGATCGAGGGCAACAAGCTGGAGATCGATTTCGAGACCGGCGGGCGCAAGCGCGTGCTCGACAGCTTCGTGACGATCGGCTGA
- a CDS encoding glucan biosynthesis protein, protein MRYPTRREIVATAGLAALFGGPFAAMARKTQSPAQPFSWEALQERAATLARQPYRAPERVAAAAAIDYDAVGSIRYRPEETLAGGIRLFPLGRYAPTPVKINIVENGQAHAVPFSRDLFQAVSGHAPPLGIAGFRAMVPGKESDWMAFQGASYFRTAGSQDQYGLSARGIAINTGISGREEFPDFTEFWIERTGADAYTVYALMDGASVTGAYRIASHHQNGVQQDVSAVLHLRRDVERLGIAPATSMFWYGEGNRGAAVDWRPEIHDSDGLALLTGRGERIWRPLVNPPHETLDSFADENPRGFGLLQRDRDFDHYQDDGAFYDRRPNLWVEPRGQWGRGNVVLFAFPTAAETVDNIVSFWVPAEAPKAGQRLQFDYGLRWGSDDPTLSQATAHVVDSWTGVAGRPGDAPTKGARKLVVDFEGTGLAGLDRSSGVSPAIDVARGKLIASAAYPVVGQKNRWRITADIAPEGNGPADVRLFLKRGDRALSETLLFPVFNG, encoded by the coding sequence ATGCGATACCCGACCCGACGTGAGATCGTCGCCACTGCCGGCCTGGCAGCCCTTTTCGGCGGCCCGTTTGCCGCCATGGCGCGCAAGACGCAGAGCCCGGCCCAGCCCTTTTCCTGGGAGGCACTGCAGGAGCGCGCCGCGACCCTCGCGCGCCAGCCCTATCGCGCGCCCGAGCGCGTCGCGGCGGCCGCGGCGATCGACTATGACGCGGTCGGTTCGATCCGCTACCGGCCGGAAGAGACGCTGGCGGGCGGCATCCGCCTGTTCCCGCTCGGCCGCTATGCGCCGACCCCGGTCAAGATCAACATCGTCGAGAACGGCCAGGCGCACGCCGTCCCCTTCTCGCGTGACCTGTTCCAGGCGGTGTCCGGCCATGCGCCGCCGCTCGGCATCGCCGGCTTCCGCGCGATGGTGCCGGGCAAGGAGAGCGACTGGATGGCGTTCCAGGGGGCTTCCTATTTCCGCACGGCCGGGTCGCAGGACCAATATGGCTTGTCGGCACGCGGGATCGCGATCAACACCGGCATTTCCGGGCGCGAGGAGTTCCCCGACTTCACCGAGTTCTGGATCGAGCGCACCGGTGCGGACGCCTATACCGTCTATGCGCTGATGGACGGCGCCAGCGTGACCGGCGCCTATCGCATCGCCAGCCACCACCAGAACGGCGTGCAGCAGGACGTGTCGGCGGTGCTGCACCTGCGCCGCGACGTCGAACGGCTGGGCATCGCGCCCGCCACCAGCATGTTCTGGTATGGCGAGGGCAACCGCGGCGCGGCCGTCGACTGGCGCCCGGAGATCCACGACTCCGATGGCCTCGCCCTGCTGACCGGACGCGGCGAGCGTATCTGGCGCCCGCTGGTCAACCCGCCGCACGAGACGCTGGACAGCTTCGCCGACGAGAACCCGCGCGGCTTCGGCCTGCTCCAGCGCGACCGCGACTTCGACCATTATCAGGACGATGGCGCCTTCTACGACCGCCGGCCCAACCTGTGGGTCGAGCCGCGCGGGCAATGGGGCCGCGGCAACGTGGTGCTGTTCGCCTTCCCGACCGCGGCCGAGACGGTCGACAACATCGTCTCCTTCTGGGTGCCGGCAGAGGCGCCCAAGGCGGGCCAGCGATTGCAGTTCGACTATGGCCTGCGCTGGGGATCGGACGATCCGACGCTGTCGCAGGCGACCGCGCACGTGGTCGACAGCTGGACCGGCGTTGCCGGGCGTCCGGGCGACGCGCCGACCAAGGGCGCGCGCAAGCTCGTCGTGGACTTCGAGGGCACCGGCCTTGCCGGTCTCGACCGGTCGAGCGGGGTCTCGCCCGCGATCGACGTCGCGCGCGGCAAGCTGATCGCCAGCGCCGCCTATCCCGTGGTCGGGCAGAAGAACCGCTGGCGGATCACCGCCGACATCGCGCCCGAGGGCAATGGTCCGGCCGACGTGCGGCTGTTCCTGAAGCGGGGCGACCGTGCGCTCAGCGAGACGCTGTTGTTTCCGGTGTTCAACGGGTGA
- the mdoH gene encoding glucans biosynthesis glucosyltransferase MdoH has protein sequence MKQPARLPAEAPIDMPVQQFDGPPPPRRIPEPWSGPSEDGGDLLARRVLLVLLTAMLATAASTALKESLVADGWSVTDALLLVIFFPLFALISFGFINASIGFLLLITGLRPGFMPTPRWSAPLKGRTAILMPVHNEDVAAVYGRIAQMAEAIAQGGMAKHFDFFILSDSAPEAEAEEVAAWRALAQQLDCALYYRRRTQNVGRKPGNVAEWIRRFGGAYDYMLMLDADSLMGGDTIIGMAQVLDRRPAVALLQTVPMVIGATTLFQRWMQFASHLYGPISTAGLVWWSGSEATFWGHNALIRIEAFAACCGLPELPGGPPFGGTIMSHDMVEAALLRRRGWRVHMVLTDATFEEYPPTLIDAAVRDRRWAQGNIQHLRLLGASGFHWINRLQLLLGASAYLASPLWLLLILTSIVQALVGEPSLMNRGTSAVVLAVTLLLLFGPKLLSVIWATADRERREALGGWRTIGRSVLLDVPLSMLVAPAIALTQTIDLVGIAAGKRSAWDPQSRQRDGLAMRDILPRYRWHLGFGVVLLLLSPLMPVTALWLLPVTLGLLLSPLAVQWTASARAGAWAARHAIFEPRYGQLRTAPLPEQRVGPAPTPV, from the coding sequence GTGAAGCAGCCGGCTCGCCTCCCGGCAGAGGCCCCCATCGACATGCCGGTCCAGCAGTTCGACGGGCCGCCGCCCCCGCGCAGGATTCCCGAACCCTGGTCGGGTCCCAGCGAGGACGGCGGCGACCTGCTCGCACGGCGCGTGCTGCTGGTACTGCTCACCGCGATGCTGGCGACCGCCGCCTCGACCGCGCTCAAGGAGTCGCTGGTCGCAGATGGCTGGAGCGTCACCGACGCGCTGCTACTGGTCATCTTCTTCCCGCTGTTCGCGCTGATCTCCTTCGGGTTCATCAATGCGTCGATCGGGTTCCTGCTGCTCATCACCGGCCTGCGTCCCGGCTTCATGCCGACCCCGCGCTGGTCGGCGCCGCTGAAGGGCCGCACCGCCATCCTGATGCCGGTCCACAACGAGGACGTGGCGGCGGTCTATGGGCGCATCGCCCAGATGGCCGAGGCGATCGCCCAGGGCGGCATGGCCAAGCACTTCGACTTCTTCATCCTGAGCGATTCCGCCCCCGAAGCGGAGGCGGAGGAAGTCGCGGCATGGCGGGCGCTGGCGCAGCAGCTCGACTGCGCGCTCTACTATCGCCGGCGGACACAGAACGTCGGGCGCAAGCCGGGCAACGTCGCCGAGTGGATCCGGCGGTTCGGCGGCGCCTACGACTATATGCTGATGCTCGATGCCGACAGCCTGATGGGTGGCGACACGATCATCGGCATGGCGCAGGTGCTCGACCGGCGGCCAGCGGTGGCACTGCTCCAGACGGTGCCGATGGTGATCGGCGCGACCACGCTGTTCCAGCGCTGGATGCAGTTCGCGAGCCATCTCTACGGCCCGATCTCGACCGCCGGGCTGGTGTGGTGGTCCGGGTCGGAGGCGACCTTCTGGGGCCACAATGCGCTGATCCGCATCGAGGCGTTCGCCGCCTGCTGCGGCCTGCCCGAGCTTCCCGGCGGACCGCCGTTCGGCGGCACCATCATGAGCCACGACATGGTGGAGGCGGCACTGCTGCGGCGGCGCGGGTGGCGGGTGCACATGGTGCTGACGGATGCGACCTTCGAGGAATATCCGCCGACGCTGATCGATGCCGCCGTCCGCGACCGGCGCTGGGCGCAGGGCAACATCCAGCACCTGCGGCTGCTCGGCGCCTCCGGCTTCCACTGGATCAACCGGTTGCAGCTGTTGCTGGGCGCTTCGGCCTATCTCGCCTCCCCGCTCTGGCTGCTCTTGATCCTGACCAGCATCGTCCAGGCGCTGGTGGGCGAGCCGAGCCTGATGAACCGGGGCACCTCGGCTGTGGTGCTGGCGGTGACGCTGCTGCTGCTGTTCGGACCCAAGCTGCTGAGCGTGATCTGGGCGACGGCCGACCGCGAGCGCCGCGAGGCGCTGGGTGGATGGCGGACGATCGGCCGGTCGGTGCTGCTGGACGTGCCGCTCTCGATGCTGGTCGCCCCGGCGATCGCACTGACGCAGACGATCGACCTGGTCGGCATCGCCGCGGGCAAGCGGTCCGCCTGGGACCCGCAGAGCCGGCAGCGCGACGGCCTCGCCATGCGCGACATCCTGCCGCGCTATCGCTGGCACCTGGGGTTCGGGGTGGTGCTGCTGCTCCTGTCGCCCCTGATGCCGGTGACGGCGCTGTGGCTGCTGCCCGTCACGCTGGGGCTGCTGCTCTCGCCGCTAGCGGTTCAGTGGACCGCGAGCGCGCGCGCGGGTGCCTGGGCTGCACGGCACGCGATCTTCGAGCCGCGCTACGGACAGCTGAGGACGGCGCCGCTTCCCGAACAGCGCGTGGGGCCCGCTCCGACGCCGGTCTGA